One window from the genome of Tachysurus vachellii isolate PV-2020 chromosome 5, HZAU_Pvac_v1, whole genome shotgun sequence encodes:
- the si:ch73-22o12.1 gene encoding nectin-2 isoform X1, producing MMLDSGVCSAVGLLITILLTVQGLLAQKVKVEPEVVSYPGETVVLRCQFPDPGKTQLTQVSWILEKSDGTRTNIAVFHPTYGVNYPVSPVEGRVSFITTPTTLDNPTIQIEDIALTDEGKYICEYAAYPTGNEKGITSLVILAKPVNLASIITVPVGDTPVSVARCESANGRPPATITWLTSVNGNSSAPVTADNSDNTVTVRSEYVLKPTPADDGKEISCKVTHRTLPNSETFPMKLVIQYPPQVTIAGYDDNWYIGRTNVVLTCQFRGNPVPTTVNWKMSSGFMPDTVEVSQNKLTVLKVDESINNTFICEVTNSLGTGKDQVAVFVREAPMPPSSAGVVAGAVIGSLLALLLVGALIAVLISRSRRQQQGYRGNSKGNSAPYDSVARLFGSSGSKNGTGNHGNNNAPIYKGDVGLSEKAGNMGLHQGGVALVENTPTAQDILLSSELDEAERRKFDELEEEDERYDQFSGSGPILQLRPHDEDPTSAYLDDDMESQRDGSIISRTAVYV from the exons GCTTATTGGCTCAGAAGGTGAAGGTGGAGCCAGAAGTGGTGTCCTATCCGGGAGAGACGGTGGTTCTGCGCTGTCAGTTTCCTGACCCAGGCAAGACCCAGCTCACccag GTGTCTTGGATTTTAGAGAAGAGCGATGGCACCCGCACCAACATTGCTGTATTTCATCCCACTTATGGGGTCAATTATCCAGTCTCTCCAGTGGAGGGGCGTGTTAGTTTTATCACCACTCCCACCACTCTGGATAATCCAACTATTCAGATCGAAGACATCGCTCTGACCGATGAAGGGAAGTACATCTGCGAGTATGCCGCTTATCCCACCGGAAACGAAAAGGGCATAACCTCCCTTGTTATACTAG CCAAGCCTGTCAACTTGGCTTCCATCATCACCGTGCCTGTGGGCGACACTCCCGTGTCCGTAGCGCGCTGCGAGTCAGCCAACGGCCGGCCACCAGCCACCATCACCTGGTTGACTTCTGTGAACGGCAACAGCTCAGCTCCCGTCACTGCGGACAACTCGGACAACACCGTGACCGTGCGCAGCGAGTACGTTCTCAAGCCCACGCCGGCCGATGACGGAAAGGAGATCAGCTGCAAGGTGACGCATCGCACGTTACCCAACAGCGAGACCTTCCCCATGAAGCTGGTGATCCAAT ATCCTCCTCAGGTCACGATTGCAGGATATGATGATAACTGGTACATAGGGCGGACAAATGTGGTGTTGACCTGCCAGTTTCGTGGAAACCCAGTTCCCACCACTGTGAACTGGAAAAT GAGCTCAGGCTTCATGCCGGACACAGTGGAGGTGTCCCAGAATAAACTGACCGTACTGAAGGTGGACGAGTCCATAAACAACACGTTTATCTGCGAGGTGACAAACAGCCTCGGGACCGGCAAGGATCAGGTCGCTGTGTTCGTCAGGG AAGCACCCATGCCTCCCTCCAGTGCAGGTGTGGTAGCAGGCGCAGTCATCGGCAGCTTACTGGCCCTTCTATTGGTCGGCGCCCTCATTGCAGTCTTGATAAGCCGCAGCCGCAGGCAACAACAGGGTTACCGAGGCAACAGCAAGGGAAACTCCGCCCCCTATGACTCAGTGGCACGTCTCTTCGGCTCGTCAGGCAGCAAGAACGGCACCGGCAACCACGGCAACAATAACGCACCCATCTACAAGGGAGACGTGGGGCTCTCGGAGAAAGCCGGAAACATGGGGCTGCACCAGGGGGGCGTGGCCTTAGTGGAGAATACCCCGACAGCACAGGACATCCTGCTGAGCAGCGAGCTGGACGAGGCCGAGCGCAGGAAGTTCGACGAGCTGGAGGAAGAGGACGAGCGCTACGACCAATTCAGCGGTAGCGGGCCAATCCTGCAGCTCCGCCCACACGATGAGGACCCCACCTCGGCCTACCTCGACGACGACATGGAGTCACAGAGAGATGGCTCAATCATCTCCCGGACCGCTGTCTACGTGTGA